A single region of the Longimicrobium sp. genome encodes:
- a CDS encoding serine/threonine-protein kinase encodes MTSFEQLLVGRVVAERYRVDEFLASGGMGAVFRCHDLRLEREVAFKVVTAPPGISREARGVLRARFLREAKTAASIAHPNVATVHDYGVDAELDLDFLVMELLAGDDLGARIADGWRPGPEELAGILAQAADGLAAGHARGVVHRDVKPGNLFVTGTGASTLIKVLDFGIAQPGAGGASTVTHLTGGGGNPRTPGFAAPEQEAGDPTTPATDVYALGLTAVAALAGGSVEDPAATLDALDREHPALAAVLRRALEPDPARRFPDCAAMGDALRHLAPLAKPAPVRRPTTRAALLAMLAVFALGVALWAWNRPRAAPAPVETEAEAVAAARAVFREVNASAGRMTRRYNPNRRVMAYLDRSGVRKLVTRIPAGTSEMYFDRHGLRFASEPSADAGGTIHRYYFTARGELARHEPPATDPRLDQRAHALKSQAEEWAAAAPRWPPSAAH; translated from the coding sequence TTGACCTCTTTCGAGCAGCTCCTGGTCGGCCGGGTAGTGGCCGAGCGCTACCGCGTGGACGAGTTCCTGGCGAGCGGCGGGATGGGCGCGGTGTTCCGCTGCCACGACCTGCGCCTGGAGCGCGAGGTGGCGTTCAAGGTGGTCACGGCGCCTCCCGGCATCTCGCGGGAAGCGCGCGGCGTGCTGCGCGCCCGCTTCCTGCGCGAGGCCAAGACCGCCGCCTCCATCGCCCACCCCAACGTCGCCACCGTCCACGACTACGGCGTCGATGCGGAGCTGGACCTGGACTTCCTCGTGATGGAGCTGCTCGCGGGCGATGACCTGGGCGCGCGCATCGCCGACGGGTGGCGCCCGGGCCCGGAGGAGCTCGCCGGAATCCTGGCGCAGGCGGCGGACGGGCTGGCGGCGGGGCACGCGCGCGGCGTCGTGCATCGCGACGTGAAGCCAGGGAACCTGTTCGTGACGGGCACCGGCGCTTCGACGCTGATCAAGGTGCTGGACTTCGGGATCGCGCAGCCGGGCGCCGGGGGCGCATCGACCGTGACCCACCTGACCGGCGGCGGCGGGAACCCGCGCACCCCCGGCTTCGCGGCCCCCGAGCAGGAGGCCGGCGACCCCACCACGCCGGCGACCGACGTCTACGCGCTCGGCCTCACCGCCGTCGCGGCGCTCGCGGGCGGATCAGTCGAAGACCCCGCCGCCACCCTCGACGCGCTGGACCGCGAGCACCCCGCCCTCGCCGCCGTCCTCCGCCGCGCGCTGGAACCCGACCCCGCCCGCCGCTTCCCCGACTGCGCCGCGATGGGTGACGCTCTTCGCCACCTCGCGCCGCTCGCGAAGCCAGCCCCCGTGCGCCGTCCTACCACGCGCGCCGCGCTCCTCGCGATGCTCGCCGTCTTCGCGCTCGGAGTCGCGCTCTGGGCGTGGAACCGTCCGCGCGCCGCCCCCGCGCCCGTGGAAACCGAGGCTGAAGCGGTCGCCGCCGCGCGCGCCGTCTTCCGCGAAGTCAACGCGAGCGCGGGCCGCATGACGCGCCGCTACAACCCCAACCGCCGGGTGATGGCGTACCTGGACCGCTCAGGCGTCCGCAAGCTCGTCACGCGCATCCCCGCCGGCACGAGCGAGATGTACTTCGACCGCCACGGACTCCGCTTCGCCTCCGAGCCCAGCGCTGACGCGGGCGGAACCATCCATCGCTACTACTTCACCGCACGGGGCGAGCTCGCGCGCCACGAGCCACCCGCAACTGATCCGCGTCTGGACCAGCGTGCGCACGCATTGAAGTCCCAGGCGGAGGAGTGGGCAGCGGCGGCGCCCCGCTGGCCACCATCCGCCGCGCACTGA
- a CDS encoding DUF5715 family protein yields MLDMRRWMAAGMMAVLAACSGGDHEYDPDNDAEATRPAITATAQQPASAQAPSQPPAENPATAVRPDSVRAAFARGRPLGASEIGWLRRDVNRTQVATAQALGVRAYADAQIQQLVRQGRLVALGDSTQYWVLRKMDHSVPYVTPDARALLLQVGRRFHARLDSLGIPRYRMKVTSALRTGSTQAELRKINSYASQTASAHEFGTTMDVSHERFAVPVGAGAQSDTLEELGKEYAKVLQGELGRTLIELRAREMLHVMIEDRQPVYHFTVRQRLAGR; encoded by the coding sequence ATGCTCGATATGCGAAGGTGGATGGCGGCGGGGATGATGGCGGTGCTCGCGGCGTGCTCCGGCGGCGACCACGAGTACGATCCGGACAACGATGCGGAGGCGACGCGGCCGGCGATCACGGCGACGGCGCAGCAGCCCGCCTCGGCGCAGGCGCCCTCCCAACCGCCCGCAGAGAACCCGGCAACGGCGGTGCGCCCGGACTCGGTGCGGGCCGCGTTCGCGCGGGGAAGGCCGCTGGGGGCGAGCGAGATCGGCTGGTTGCGGCGCGACGTCAACCGCACGCAGGTCGCCACCGCGCAGGCTCTCGGGGTGCGCGCCTATGCGGACGCCCAGATTCAACAGCTCGTGCGGCAGGGTCGGCTGGTGGCGCTGGGGGACAGCACGCAGTACTGGGTGCTCCGCAAGATGGACCACTCGGTGCCATACGTGACGCCAGATGCGCGCGCCCTCCTGCTGCAGGTGGGGCGCCGCTTCCACGCGCGCCTCGACAGCCTGGGCATCCCGCGCTACCGGATGAAGGTGACCTCCGCGCTGCGTACCGGCTCCACCCAGGCGGAGCTGCGAAAGATCAACTCGTACGCGTCGCAGACGGCGAGCGCGCACGAGTTCGGCACCACGATGGACGTGTCGCACGAGCGCTTCGCCGTTCCCGTCGGCGCGGGGGCCCAGAGCGACACGCTCGAGGAGCTGGGAAAGGAGTACGCCAAGGTCCTCCAGGGCGAGCTTGGGCGCACCCTGATCGAGCTGCGCGCCCGCGAGATGCTGCACGTCATGATCGAGGACCGGCAGCCCGTCTACCACTTCACCGTGCGGCAGCGGCTGGCGGGGCGCTGA